The following proteins come from a genomic window of Flavobacteriaceae bacterium MAR_2010_188:
- a CDS encoding polysaccharide transporter, PST family — MKKLIRYINNNVLIEVAQLNSVTVGVRVLAGIITSKMIAVFIGVEGMALIGNLRNFVSASHSFSILGIYRGLVKYISKYKKNSFRLSETISTAYYSGFFMTMFMAFTSYYNADSINKFLFSDYYNFDYIIEIFALALPFYSINMFCFSILNGFSKYKMLLVINIIGQVLGLLITILLIYQNNIDGALISAVMAPSIIFLITVIGIVNRKSLVSLVNIKDVNYNMLRRFSPYAVMAIVTTVAMPLTLIFIRNYIISSVGLVEAGYWEAMNRISDYYLMFVNSIMALYIIPKFRDIHEKDLIKKELILLYKSIMPIIAIGMVIIFVLKGIIIRIIFTPEFLPTENLFLWQMLGDFLKIMAMIIAYQFIAKRMFFHFVIIEIFLILMLYLSSILLVDMYGLQGAVIGHFVSYLMQFGIIVLIFSSSIFSVLPASKE; from the coding sequence TTGAAGAAATTAATAAGGTATATCAATAATAACGTACTGATTGAGGTTGCTCAGCTCAACTCGGTGACCGTTGGAGTCAGGGTTTTAGCTGGAATCATTACTTCAAAAATGATTGCCGTCTTTATTGGAGTAGAAGGGATGGCGCTTATCGGGAATCTTCGAAATTTTGTTTCTGCATCACATTCGTTTTCAATTCTTGGTATTTATCGTGGGTTGGTAAAATATATTTCAAAATATAAAAAGAATTCATTTAGGCTTAGCGAAACGATTTCTACCGCTTATTATTCAGGGTTTTTCATGACCATGTTTATGGCTTTTACCAGCTATTATAACGCAGATTCTATAAATAAGTTTCTTTTCTCTGATTACTATAATTTCGATTATATCATCGAGATTTTTGCTCTAGCGCTTCCATTCTATTCAATAAACATGTTTTGTTTTTCCATTCTCAATGGATTTTCAAAATATAAAATGCTATTGGTAATCAATATTATAGGTCAAGTTTTAGGTCTGCTTATCACTATATTACTTATCTATCAAAATAACATCGACGGAGCCCTAATATCTGCTGTGATGGCACCTTCCATCATCTTTCTTATAACCGTTATAGGTATCGTAAACCGGAAAAGTTTGGTTTCATTAGTTAATATAAAGGACGTAAACTATAACATGCTCCGTAGATTCTCACCTTATGCAGTCATGGCGATTGTTACCACAGTAGCCATGCCTCTCACTCTAATTTTTATAAGAAATTATATTATAAGTTCCGTTGGTTTGGTAGAAGCTGGCTATTGGGAGGCGATGAATAGAATTTCTGATTATTATTTAATGTTCGTCAATTCCATAATGGCATTATATATTATCCCGAAATTCCGGGATATCCATGAAAAAGACTTGATCAAGAAAGAATTAATTTTACTTTATAAGTCCATAATGCCAATCATTGCGATCGGTATGGTTATTATTTTTGTTTTGAAGGGAATTATAATTAGGATAATCTTTACACCGGAATTCTTACCGACCGAAAATCTTTTTCTTTGGCAAATGCTAGGGGATTTTTTAAAGATTATGGCCATGATAATCGCTTACCAGTTTATTGCAAAAAGAATGTTCTTCCATTTTGTAATCATCGAGATATTCTTGATTCTCATGTTGTATCTTTCTAGCATATTGCTGGTAGATATGTATGGTCTGCAGGGAGCGGTGATAGGACATTTTGTGAGTTATTTAATGCAGTTCGGTATTATTGTGCTCATATTCAGTAGTTCAATATTTAGTGTATTGCCTGCCTCCAAAGAATAG
- a CDS encoding dTDP-4-amino-4,6-dideoxygalactose transaminase, with translation MIKYLDLQKLNAPFKKEFKLKFDGFLDSGSYMLGPELKAFEDEFAEYCGVKHCIGVGNGLDALTLILKAYIKLGKLKKGDKIIVPANTFIATILSVMHAELIPVLVEPDSASYNISILGIKEAYSADVKAIIIVHLYGQLVSEIEDIKAFAEDKNLLLIEDAAQAHGAFKFINKRAGAFGDAAAFSFYPTKNLGALGDGGAVTTDDEGLAKKIKSLRNYGSSTKYRFDEIGFNSRLDEIQAAFLRIKLKYLDEDNNKRQEIARRYNSEIKNEKIILPENSADSNHVFYAFVISLKDREDFLSYIRNHNIEVNVHYPIPPHEQLALKSLAKSALPLTEKIHKSVVSLPLNPTLTKLEIETIISVVNRY, from the coding sequence ATGATTAAATATCTAGACCTTCAAAAATTAAATGCACCTTTTAAGAAAGAATTCAAGTTAAAATTCGATGGGTTTCTAGATTCGGGCAGCTATATGTTAGGGCCAGAACTAAAGGCATTCGAAGATGAATTCGCGGAATATTGTGGTGTTAAGCATTGTATAGGAGTTGGCAATGGTCTCGATGCCCTAACCCTAATATTGAAGGCTTATATAAAACTTGGTAAGCTAAAGAAAGGCGATAAGATTATTGTTCCTGCCAACACTTTTATTGCGACCATACTTTCGGTAATGCATGCTGAACTTATTCCAGTTTTGGTTGAACCAGACTCAGCCTCATACAACATATCGATATTGGGAATTAAAGAAGCGTATTCAGCAGACGTAAAAGCGATAATCATAGTCCATTTATATGGTCAATTAGTATCCGAGATTGAAGATATAAAAGCATTTGCCGAAGACAAAAATCTTCTATTAATAGAGGATGCGGCTCAGGCACATGGGGCCTTTAAATTTATAAATAAGAGAGCAGGAGCATTTGGTGACGCTGCAGCTTTCAGCTTTTATCCGACCAAAAATCTTGGAGCGCTAGGAGACGGAGGAGCAGTCACGACAGATGATGAAGGCTTGGCGAAAAAAATTAAATCCCTTCGTAACTACGGAAGTTCTACAAAATACCGATTTGATGAAATAGGTTTTAACAGCCGCTTGGACGAAATTCAAGCTGCATTTTTAAGGATAAAACTTAAATATCTTGATGAAGACAATAACAAACGTCAGGAAATTGCTAGAAGATATAATTCTGAGATAAAGAATGAAAAGATAATCCTTCCGGAAAACTCCGCTGATTCTAATCATGTTTTCTATGCCTTTGTAATTTCCTTAAAGGACAGAGAAGATTTTCTTTCTTATATTCGTAACCACAATATTGAGGTCAATGTTCATTACCCTATCCCTCCTCATGAGCAGTTGGCGTTAAAAAGTTTAGCAAAGTCGGCACTACCGCTGACCGAGAAAATACACAAATCTGTAGTTAGTCTTCCCTTAAACCCTACATTAACAAAGCTAGAAATTGAAACTATTATTAGTGTTGTAAATCGATATTGA
- a CDS encoding polysaccharide transporter, PST family, whose amino-acid sequence MKRLLNYFDKNLLLKIASLNSVAVITRVIVGFLTSKAIAYYIGPSGMAIVGNLRDFLGSTRSFGSLGFYNGIVKYTAELKKDALQLSRLLSTSFYSVLGISILLSIAIFFSADWLNDSILNSKGDYSYVFRILALALPFYSINLLILAVLNGISKFKFLLKVTIIGQILAGAVTIILIWKYSIAGAMIAIVLAEITVLLVTLIGIRTKFKKISLVDFKNFNFGIIKNLSSYSIMALFSAALLPLAFVFVRNYIAEKVGLDQAGYWEAMNRLSKYYLMFISTLLTLYILPRFSQISEASEFRKEIFNFYKNILPIFAIGLIGIYFFRNYIILLVFTKEFYAVESLFFWQLLGDFLKVISLVISYQLLAKNMLKQYLVTESVSISILVLSSIYYIDIYGVVGATIAHFVTYSIYLVMMVYLFRRELFSTN is encoded by the coding sequence TTGAAAAGGCTGCTGAATTATTTCGATAAGAATCTTCTTTTAAAAATTGCTTCGCTAAACTCCGTAGCGGTTATTACGCGCGTAATTGTCGGTTTTCTAACGTCTAAGGCTATCGCATATTATATTGGTCCTTCAGGAATGGCAATTGTCGGTAATCTACGTGATTTTCTAGGCTCCACTCGGTCCTTTGGTTCTTTGGGTTTCTACAATGGCATTGTAAAATATACGGCTGAGTTGAAGAAAGACGCGCTGCAACTTTCAAGACTTTTATCAACTTCGTTTTACTCGGTTTTAGGAATTTCTATTCTTTTGTCCATTGCCATATTTTTTAGCGCAGATTGGCTCAACGACAGCATTCTGAATTCTAAGGGCGATTATTCTTATGTATTCAGGATTCTTGCGCTGGCGCTACCTTTTTATTCTATAAATCTTTTAATCCTGGCAGTATTAAACGGAATTTCAAAATTTAAATTTCTGCTTAAAGTTACCATTATCGGCCAAATTCTGGCCGGGGCTGTCACAATAATATTGATTTGGAAATATTCCATCGCTGGCGCCATGATTGCCATTGTCTTGGCAGAAATAACGGTTCTTTTGGTGACCCTAATCGGAATTCGTACAAAGTTTAAAAAGATAAGCCTGGTAGATTTTAAGAATTTCAATTTTGGGATTATTAAGAACCTGAGTTCTTATTCGATAATGGCGTTATTTTCGGCGGCACTTTTACCGCTGGCCTTTGTTTTTGTTAGAAATTATATTGCTGAAAAGGTTGGTCTTGACCAAGCAGGTTATTGGGAAGCCATGAACCGATTGTCTAAGTATTACCTAATGTTTATCAGTACGCTTTTAACTTTATATATCTTACCTCGATTTTCCCAGATTTCTGAAGCTTCAGAGTTTAGAAAAGAAATCTTCAACTTTTATAAAAACATTTTACCGATTTTCGCCATTGGTTTAATCGGAATATACTTTTTCCGAAACTATATAATTCTGCTGGTTTTTACCAAAGAATTTTATGCAGTCGAATCCCTCTTTTTTTGGCAGCTTTTGGGTGATTTTCTAAAGGTGATTTCATTGGTCATTTCATACCAGCTTTTGGCCAAAAATATGTTGAAGCAATACCTTGTCACCGAGAGTGTTTCTATTAGCATCTTGGTGTTGAGCAGTATATATTATATCGATATCTATGGTGTTGTTGGTGCGACGATTGCACATTTTGTGACCTACAGTATTTATTTGGTAATGATGGTATACCTCTTTAGGCGTGAATTATTTTCAACTAATTAA
- a CDS encoding Acetyltransferase (GNAT) domain-containing protein, with amino-acid sequence MDGLKVIRYSSADFELWNQFLKGSKNAPFLFHRNFMEYHQDRFEDFSLMIFSKDKLLSLLPANIVEKEVFSHNGLTYGGLILSKSIKFEKVLEIYKAVLKYLNQNNISQLYIKQIPKIYSKLPTEEMDYLLHLTKAEIYRVDTLSVIKMNSNPGISSNRIEGVKRAEKLGLTIEEKNDFEEFWNEILTINLKEKHNAEPVHSLEEITNLKKSFPKNIRQFNVYQDEQIVAGTTIFESKNVAHSQYISGNELNNQLGSLDFLHYQLIKNVFPDKEYFDFGTSNEKQGMNINKGLQFWKEGFGARTVTQNFYKVATENFNLLDNIFI; translated from the coding sequence ATGGACGGTTTAAAGGTCATTAGATATTCTTCCGCTGATTTTGAGCTGTGGAACCAATTTTTAAAAGGTTCTAAAAATGCGCCGTTCTTGTTCCATAGAAACTTTATGGAATACCATCAGGACCGGTTCGAGGATTTTTCGCTGATGATTTTTTCAAAAGATAAATTACTGTCGCTTCTTCCTGCAAATATTGTTGAAAAGGAGGTTTTTTCTCATAACGGTCTTACTTACGGCGGATTGATTTTGTCCAAATCCATTAAGTTTGAAAAGGTTCTGGAAATATATAAAGCGGTATTGAAGTATCTCAACCAGAACAATATCAGTCAACTTTACATAAAGCAAATTCCAAAGATTTATAGCAAACTACCGACCGAAGAAATGGATTATTTGCTTCATTTAACCAAGGCCGAAATTTATCGGGTAGATACCTTGTCGGTCATTAAGATGAATAGTAATCCCGGAATTTCTTCAAACAGAATTGAAGGCGTTAAACGTGCAGAGAAACTCGGTTTGACAATTGAAGAAAAGAATGATTTTGAAGAATTCTGGAATGAAATTCTAACCATAAACCTAAAGGAGAAACATAATGCCGAGCCGGTGCATAGTTTGGAAGAAATCACGAATCTGAAGAAAAGCTTTCCAAAGAATATTAGACAATTCAATGTTTATCAGGATGAGCAAATTGTTGCTGGTACCACCATTTTTGAATCAAAAAATGTGGCACATTCTCAATATATTTCGGGCAACGAATTAAACAATCAACTCGGTAGCTTAGATTTTCTTCATTATCAATTGATAAAAAATGTTTTTCCTGATAAAGAATATTTCGATTTTGGAACTTCAAATGAAAAACAAGGGATGAATATCAATAAAGGGCTTCAATTCTGGAAAGAAGGCTTTGGAGCACGCACGGTAACTCAAAATTTTTATAAAGTAGCAACGGAAAATTTTAACTTACTAGATAACATCTTTATATGA
- a CDS encoding hypothetical protein (manually curated) codes for MKNFRNLLLIFILPILVIGITMELLLRNIPNRFQLQNDYILESGSDIETLIIGSSHTEFGINPKYLESAAFNLSNVSQPVDIDLQLLKHYQKFLPNLKTVIIRLSYTTLFERLNDSKESWRMKDYTIYQDLESDGIAFNSEILSVSLSQNINRIYDYYVLKIDEVKSNSLGWGTEAVSSKSKNLDTTGEIVAKKHTIENEEYFEANQDSFKAIVELAQENSIEVIVITLPAYETYFKNMEENQIENTIQFGKTLAKTYPNVRYLNFLEDKRFNKSDFYDADHLNEIGARKFSRIINDSLSH; via the coding sequence ATGAAGAATTTTAGAAACTTGTTGCTCATTTTTATTCTGCCAATCTTGGTAATTGGGATTACTATGGAGCTTCTGTTGAGAAATATTCCAAACCGCTTTCAGCTTCAAAATGATTATATCTTAGAATCTGGAAGTGACATAGAAACACTCATAATTGGAAGTTCTCATACGGAATTCGGCATAAACCCCAAATATTTAGAGTCGGCTGCCTTCAATTTGAGCAATGTTTCACAGCCCGTAGATATTGATCTTCAACTTTTAAAACATTACCAAAAATTCCTGCCGAATTTAAAAACGGTCATCATCCGTTTGTCGTACACGACTTTATTTGAAAGATTAAACGATTCAAAAGAATCCTGGCGAATGAAAGATTATACAATTTATCAGGATTTAGAATCTGATGGTATTGCTTTCAATTCTGAAATTTTGAGCGTTTCATTGTCCCAAAACATCAATCGCATCTACGATTATTATGTTCTGAAAATTGATGAAGTAAAGTCGAATAGTTTAGGCTGGGGGACTGAAGCTGTCTCATCCAAATCTAAAAACTTAGATACAACAGGAGAAATCGTAGCGAAAAAACATACGATTGAAAATGAAGAATACTTTGAAGCTAACCAAGATTCATTTAAAGCAATTGTTGAGCTGGCCCAGGAAAATTCAATTGAAGTAATTGTAATAACTCTTCCGGCTTACGAAACTTACTTCAAAAATATGGAAGAAAATCAAATTGAAAATACCATTCAATTTGGAAAAACTTTAGCAAAAACCTATCCTAATGTTCGTTACCTAAATTTCTTAGAGGATAAAAGATTCAACAAAAGTGATTTTTATGATGCAGACCATTTGAATGAGATTGGCGCAAGAAAGTTTTCCCGGATTATTAATGATAGTTTAAGTCATTAA